A single genomic interval of Osmia lignaria lignaria isolate PbOS001 chromosome 9, iyOsmLign1, whole genome shotgun sequence harbors:
- the LOC117609298 gene encoding dipeptidase 1, protein MRCVGQSGVWTASVIILSIGSWIGKVGPRPADGEISHLTSKERLETVRQVLSEVPLIDGHNDLPWNIRNFVHNQLADFDFDKDLRQVAPWSKSAWSQTDLVRLRQGMVGGQFWAAYVPCESQHLNAVQLTLEQVDLIKRLIEKYSQDMQFAASSREILEAHGKGRIASLIGVEGGHSLGSSLAVLRTLYQLGVRYLTLTHTCNTPWAKSSSVEDEDEDGGGLTAFGRAVVQEMNRLGMLIDLSHTARATMRDALRASRAPLIFSHSSAFAICNSSRNVPDDILRQLADNGGLVMVTFYNYFVKCGSQASVSDVAEHIYYIRNLIGVDHIGVGGDFDGINKTPRGLEDVSKYPELFAELLRSGKWNVLDLKKVAGLNLLRVMRQVERVRDDMRTAGVTPSEEYLQDSPDTIGSCALDINSVQRVMEV, encoded by the exons TGTGTTGGTCAGAGCGGTGTCTGGACAGCGAGCGTGATCATACTGTCAATTGGAAGCTGGATTGGCAAAGTTGGGCCTCGACCAGCTGATGGCGAGATTTCACACCTGACATCTAAGGAAAGACTAGAGACCGTGCGACAGGTTCTTTCGGAGGTGCCTCTGATCGACGGGCACAATGACTTACCTTGGAACATTCGAAACTTTGTCCACAATCAGTTGGCCGACTTTGACTTTGATAAGGATCTACGACAGGTCGCGCCATGGAGTAAAAGCGCCTGGAGTCAGACTGACCTGGTTAGACTTCGTCAAGGCATGGTCGGTGGTCAG TTTTGGGCTGCTTATGTGCCATGCGAGTCGCAGCATCTCAACGCAGTCCAGTTGACTCTGGAGCAGGTGGACCTCATTAAGAGGCTCATAGAAAAATACTCTCAAGACATGCAGTTCGCTGCATCTTCAAGGG AAATCTTGGAGGCCCACGGAAAAGGCAGGATAGCTTCCCTAATTGGAGTGGAGGGTGGACATAGTCTAGGAAGTAGTTTAGCCGTTTTAAGGACGCTATATCAATTGGGTGTTCGGTATCTCACGCTCACGCACACCTGTAACACACCTTGGGCAAAGAGTTCGTCGGTGGAAGACGAGGATGAAGATG GAGGCGGTCTGACGGCATTCGGAAGAGCAGTGGTCCAGGAAATGAATAGGCTGGGAATGCTGATAGACCTTAGTCACACAGCGAGGGCTACCATGAGGGACGCTTTAAGGGCCAGCAGAGCACCCCTCATTTTTTCTCATTCCTCGGCCTTTGCCATTTGTAACTCGTCGAGAAACGTTCCCGACGACATTCTGAGGCAGCTG GCTGATAACGGTGGATTAGTAATGGTGacattttataattactttgTAAAGTGTGGCTCTCAAGCCAGCGTCTCGGATGTCGCTGAGCACATCTACtacattagaaatttaattggCGTGGACCACATCGGTGTCGGTGGCGATTTCGATGGTATAAACAA AACACCCAGAGGACTTGAGGATGTTTCAAAGTATCCAGAATTATTCGCTGAACTTCTTCGAAGTGGCAAGTGGAACGTGCTGGACTTAAAGAAAGTCGCTGGTCTAAATTTGTTGAGGGTCATGCGACAG GTGGAACGTGTGAGGGACGACATGAGAACCGCAGGTGTGACACCATCTGAAGAATACCTCCAAGATTCACCTGACACTATTGGCAGTTGCGCTCTGGATATCAACTCTGTGCAAAGAGTTATGGAAGTTTGA
- the ida gene encoding anaphase promoting complex subunit 5 ida has protein sequence MSVDLMNIDGNIKRVQKETLTPYKVATVILIKEYCNETTKAIVERRDFCLAALKLIQSPDMEFNALLNILYSPEYILHRFAHQLEVQLNVLKGKGVEGLLDLFDSVGRLMKPTIDLALPALNKNSVLGLYIRRVIIFFEKLPFDQVVALYEALKKYLERRSNASESSGICMGSKAEDSYSNEIKTTWGGRQAELLVAQQAHALQTDEHKAMPPAELQVLVRELLSCSPYYAEAHYLSYLNCLRVNEYCGAVDSLYHCFDRLAAMENRSAPEDRSRIFRYAALNLAVLHAQFNHKEVAQAALKESIMMAQEAGDNVCLQLAHAWMYYLTTRQKGPLIERSVGKASMLGITHTTGLGLIAYAHNSALEAKNPSQVFETLTKSDVLNCQHSMTDLMSITYAEKCALWAYYGKTEMSSVCGQLLLLHNTGDKKQHMFNGPSTCQAVVNIANILVEFGEYSMVDIVLAHAKDRFPNEPCNKIWMLSEQLYVFTQLTRQEKWSEAEAIALNISSLDLLECKFRLAEVYLGKGDYPKGLECINGIEKDEQITPQNKIRTMILSSQIMCASVSPENRIAGSNSLVLLNTALELAVKNHLSYYEALIKMHLANIQLIMNMPTLAVNLVEEVIIQILAHGGYYDQGRAFVLYAKCLVATAPANDKARKEVILKAIKTLSKAKDYFMKVEAYGRLRTTLCLESLLCHEIDLKTERNQCAFEFRQLDQQLLTKLDNLSLY, from the exons ATGTCTGTGGATTTAATGAATATTGATGGGAATATAAAACGGGTGCAGAAGGAAACTTTAACCCCATACAAAGTAGCAACtgtcattttaattaaagaatactGTAATGAAACAACAAAAG caATTGTTGAAAGACGTGACTTTTGTTTAGCTgcattaaaattaattcaa TCACCTGATATGGAGTTCAATGCCCTTTTGAATATACTGTACTCTCCTGAATATATTTTGCATCGTTTTGCTCATCAATTAGAAGTACAACTAAATGTGTTAAAAGGGAAAGGAGTTGAAGGATTATTAGATTTATTTGACAGTGTTGGACGTCTTATGAAACCAACAATAGATCTTGCTTTACCCGCACTGAATAAAAATTCTGTTCTTGGATTATATATAAGAAGAGTTATCATTTTTTTCGAGAAGTTACCTTTTGATCAAGTTGTAGCACTTTATGaagctttaaaaaaatatttagaaagaaGATCTAACGCTTCTGAAAGTTCTGGTATTTGTATGGGTTCAAAGGCAGAAGATTCTTATTCGAATGA aattaaaacAACCTGGGGTGGAAGACAAGCTGAATTACTTGTTGCACAGCAAGCACACGCATTGCAGACAGACGAACACAAAGCAATGCCTCCTGCAGAGCTCCAAGTTCTTGTAAGGGAACTTTTAAGCTGTAGTCCTTATTATGCAGAAGCT CATTATTTAAGTTACTTAAATTGCTTAAGAGTTAACGAGTACTGTGGTGCTGTAGATAGTCTATATCATTGTTTTGATAGATTAGCTGCTATGGAAAATCGTTCTGCACCTGAAGATAGGTCCCGTATCTTTAGATATGCAGCTTTAAATTTAGCAGTCCTACATGCTCAATTTAATCATAA AGAAGTAGCACAAGCTGCTTTAAAAGAATCTATCATGATGGCTCAAGAAGCTGGAGATAATGTCTGTTTGCAATTAGCTCATGCTTGGATGTATTATTTAACTACTAGGCAAAA AGGGCCACTTATAGAACGATCTGTTGGTAAAGCGAGTATGTTAGGAATAACTCATACAACTGGATTAGGTCTTATCGCGTATGCTCATAATTCTGCTTTAGAAGCTAAGAATCCATCACAAGTGTTTGAG ACTTTGACAAAATCTGACGTTTTAAATTGTCAACATTCCATGACAGATTTAATGTCAATAACGTATGCTGAGAAATGTGCATTATGGGCGTATTATGGTAAAACCGAGATGTCTTCGGTTTGCGGGCAATTGTTACTTTTACATAATACAGGCGATAAAAAGCAACATATGTTCAATGGACCATCTACTTGCCAGGCTGTTGttaatattgcaaatattttagtagaatttggtGAATATTCCATGGTTGATATTGTACTTGCTCATGCCAAAGATAGATTTCCTAATGAACCATGTAATAAG ATATGGATGTTAAGTGAGCAACTTTATGTATTTACACAATTAACGAGACAAGAAAAGTGGAGCGAAGCCGAGGCAATAGCGTTAAATATATCAAGTTTAGATTTATTGGAATGTAAATTTAG GTTAGCAGAAGTTTATTTAGGGAAAGGAGATTATCCCAAAGGTTTAGAATGTATCAACGGTATTGAGAAAGATGAACAAATTACAcctcaaaataaaataagaactaTGATTTTATCGAGTCAAATAATGTGTGCATCTGTTTCACCAGAGAATAGAATTGCGGGATCCAATTCTTTAGTGCTTCTAAATACAGCCTTGGAATTGGCTGTAAAAAATCATTTATCTTACTACGAAGCTTTAATTAAAATGCATCTTGCAAATATTCAG tTAATAATGAATATGCCGACTTTAGCAGTAAACTTAGTGGAAGAagtaataatacaaattttagcTCACGGAGGCTATTATGATCAGGGTAGAGCATTTGTTTTGTACGCGAAATGTTTGGTTGCTACCGCTCCAGCAAACGATAAAGCACGAAAAGAAGTTATTTTAAAAGCTATTAAAACACTTTCGAAAGCAAAAGATTATTTTATGAAAGTCGAAGCGTATGGAAGACTTCGTACGACATTGTGCCTAGAATCTTTATTATGCCATGAGATTGACCTTAAAACTGAACGAAATCAATGTGCTTTCGAATTTCGTCAACTAGATCAACAACTTCTCACAAAGCTGGACAACTTGTCTTTATATTGA